From Thermodesulfobacteriota bacterium, one genomic window encodes:
- a CDS encoding TIGR04283 family arsenosugar biosynthesis glycosyltransferase, translating into MDLTIIIPTLNEAEFLASTISHLRKCSSSKYEQEIIVVDSGSEDATCEIAKGLGLSLVEIESKSIGKSYGLNEAAKLAKGKVLMFLDADTLVPSNYDELIFSVLENKEIIGGAFEFCLDGPEFGLRVVELINRTRYRIRQRYYGDQGVFLRARVFERVGGYPNIGLLESAHLCRKLRKEGKLKLIKKNMKTSPRRFIQGGIYKVLAGDIKIWFLDLLGISVSKYAPDYWRENKFRSKS; encoded by the coding sequence ATGGATCTAACCATAATAATACCAACTCTAAATGAGGCTGAGTTTTTGGCCTCAACTATTTCTCATCTAAGGAAGTGTTCTAGCTCTAAGTATGAGCAGGAGATAATAGTAGTTGATTCAGGATCAGAAGATGCTACATGCGAGATTGCAAAGGGGCTCGGTCTTAGCTTGGTAGAGATTGAATCAAAGAGTATCGGGAAATCCTATGGACTCAATGAAGCGGCGAAGCTAGCTAAGGGCAAAGTACTTATGTTTCTAGATGCGGACACTCTAGTCCCAAGTAACTATGATGAACTAATATTTTCAGTCTTAGAGAATAAAGAAATTATTGGAGGAGCTTTTGAGTTCTGCTTAGACGGGCCTGAGTTTGGACTTAGGGTAGTAGAACTAATAAACCGCACTAGATATAGGATCCGCCAAAGATACTACGGGGATCAGGGAGTTTTCTTAAGAGCAAGGGTTTTTGAGAGAGTAGGGGGCTATCCAAATATCGGGCTTTTAGAGTCGGCACATTTGTGCCGGAAGTTAAGAAAAGAGGGAAAGCTCAAGCTTATAAAGAAAAATATGAAAACCTCTCCCCGGCGTTTTATACAAGGCGGTATATATAAAGTTCTGGCAGGCGATATAAAAATATGGTTTTTGGATCTTCTGGGTATTTCCGTATCTAAGTATGCACCGGATTACTGGAGAGAAAATAAATTTAGATCAAAGAGCTGA